One Pseudodesulfovibrio cashew DNA window includes the following coding sequences:
- a CDS encoding LuxR family transcriptional regulator, producing the protein MKSRSEQQKYYWDMIESLVDEEAFFLERWSVRMEQAGYLEHTTAKRDDCLLALSDFLAPMRQHWDKGFTAPDFSWLIRHEDDWGQRQIESARRHRMRGITADMYLGCFKTFIQSLIDVIEKMEGSYESKVQARRFIKLYGDALEVLFVRDWTRTLPDIASRKLDEANRLLTLQKCRYENILDSTSDLILVVDNGGIVTNVNKAVEAVTSDQTVLGRPVWEALSMEGQSMEDMLKYYPIGISCETSPFDNDSVYRLQITPIGNVSMASDEYMIMLTNVTAHATQREALERVVSDRTEALRKEKEHLEEMNITLRNVLQSIDKERDELLKEVSTKVNNQVIPALDRIENEEDAAIRKGYITVVRDQLTRLAPGSKATDPLLLKLTHMETRVCQFIQAGYPSKDIAGSLNISLETVQTHRKNIRRKLGLHGKSVSLYAHLKTQGVPL; encoded by the coding sequence ATGAAGAGCCGAAGCGAGCAGCAAAAATATTACTGGGACATGATCGAATCGCTTGTGGACGAGGAGGCGTTCTTCCTCGAACGCTGGTCCGTCCGCATGGAGCAGGCCGGGTATCTGGAGCACACGACCGCCAAGCGGGACGACTGCCTGTTGGCACTCAGCGATTTTCTGGCACCCATGCGGCAGCATTGGGATAAGGGGTTCACGGCCCCGGATTTCTCCTGGCTCATCCGACACGAGGATGACTGGGGACAGCGCCAGATCGAATCGGCACGGCGGCACCGCATGCGCGGCATCACCGCCGATATGTACCTGGGCTGTTTCAAAACCTTCATCCAAAGCCTCATCGACGTCATAGAAAAAATGGAGGGGTCTTACGAAAGCAAGGTGCAGGCCCGCCGGTTCATCAAGCTCTACGGCGACGCACTCGAGGTGCTCTTCGTCAGGGACTGGACCCGCACCCTGCCCGACATCGCTTCCCGGAAACTGGACGAAGCCAACAGACTCCTTACGTTGCAGAAATGCCGCTACGAGAACATCCTCGACTCCACCTCCGACCTCATCCTCGTGGTGGACAACGGCGGTATCGTCACAAACGTCAACAAGGCGGTGGAGGCGGTAACCTCGGATCAAACCGTTCTGGGCAGGCCCGTCTGGGAAGCCCTGTCCATGGAGGGGCAATCCATGGAAGATATGCTCAAGTACTATCCGATCGGTATTTCGTGCGAAACGAGCCCCTTTGACAACGATTCGGTGTACCGCCTGCAGATCACGCCCATCGGCAATGTCAGCATGGCCAGCGACGAATACATGATCATGCTGACCAACGTCACCGCCCACGCCACCCAGCGCGAGGCTCTGGAACGGGTGGTTTCCGATCGGACCGAGGCGTTGCGCAAGGAAAAGGAACACCTCGAGGAGATGAACATTACTCTGCGCAATGTGCTGCAGAGCATCGACAAGGAACGGGACGAGCTGCTCAAGGAAGTCTCCACCAAGGTGAACAACCAGGTAATCCCCGCCCTGGACAGGATAGAGAACGAAGAAGACGCCGCCATCCGCAAGGGATACATCACCGTGGTCAGGGATCAGCTGACACGGCTGGCCCCCGGCAGCAAAGCCACCGACCCGCTCCTGCTCAAACTGACCCACATGGAAACACGCGTGTGCCAGTTCATCCAAGCCGGGTACCCGTCCAAGGACATCGCGGGCAGCCTCAACATTTCGCTCGAAACCGTGCAAACTCACAGAAAAAACATTCGCCGCAAGCTCGGCCTGCATGGCAAGAGTGTAAGCCTCTACGCTCATCTCAAGACCCAGGGAGTTCCCCTTTGA
- a CDS encoding DUF2958 domain-containing protein codes for MSDVTPADEKLIWAHFLLGDSHWYAAEFDGKDTFFGYAVLNGDMMNSEWGYFSLAELTELRVGPFVVCVEDGWRVREFKEVMSERHGGGWNG; via the coding sequence GTGTCAGACGTTACGCCCGCCGACGAGAAGCTGATCTGGGCGCACTTCCTCCTCGGCGACTCCCACTGGTACGCCGCCGAGTTCGACGGCAAGGACACGTTCTTCGGCTACGCGGTCCTGAACGGCGACATGATGAACTCGGAGTGGGGATACTTCTCGCTGGCCGAGCTGACAGAACTCAGGGTGGGGCCGTTCGTGGTCTGCGTCGAGGACGGATGGCGGGTGCGTGAGTTTAAGGAGGTCATGTCGGAACGGCACGGAGGGGGATGGAATGGCTGA